The Nitrospirota bacterium genome contains the following window.
ATGGAAAACCCCAACGCCGACATCCTGTTCCATCCCACCGGCCGCCTCATCGGCAAGCGCGAGGCCTACGACCTCGACATCGACGAGGTCATCAAGACCGCCAAGCGCACCGGCACGGTGCTGGAGATCGACGCGTTCCCGGATCGAATGGACCTCAAGGACGAACACGCGCGCAAAGCCGTGGAAGCCGGCGTGAAACTCGTCATTGACTCCGACGCTCACCACACCAGCCACTTTGGCGTGTTGCACTACGGCATTGCGGTGGCGAGACGGGGATGGGTCAAGAAATCAGACGTGCTCAACACGCGGTCGGTCGGGGAGTTCCTGAAAGGCCTGAAGGGCCGCGGCAGGGCGTAGGGCGAGCATGCCCGTTCCTCCGCGGTTAGGCTTGATAGGGAATACGAATGCTCGGGTGGTCGGGAGGGAAGTCCCGGGTGTTGCGAGTGACAAGCAGGGCATCGTGGCTTCGAGCCGTCGCCCAGATGATCGCGTCGGGAAGCCGAAGGCGGTCGGTGCGTCGGATGTGCACGGCTTGATCCGCCACGGCCTGCGTGATGGGTAGGATTTCGAACCGACCGAGAAAACTTCGGAGGAGGCGGTCCTCGTCGTCGCTCTGAGCGCCGACCAAGACCTCCATCCAGGTGATCACACTGATCGCTGGCGCCCGATAACGCTGCAGTTCGGCCCGTGCGGCCTCGACGCCGCGGAGATAGTCAACGAGGACGTTTGTATCGATGACGGCGTTCACTGACGACCCATTCCGCCCTCAGAGTGTCCTGGTATTCCAGACTATCGACATCGCGCGAGCGCCAGATGCCGAAGGCTTCTTCGCTGGGTGGCGCCTTCCGGCTCGTATACGCCTCAACCGCTCGCCGAATTGCCTCGGCGCGCGAGATCTTCTCTCGCAGGCAGATCTCCGAAAGCGCTTTCAGCGCCTTCTCAGACAGTTCAATGATCGTCCGCATGGCGTCATCATATATCGTCATCAGATGTTAAGTCAAGCCAGGAGACTCAAAAGGTCAAGACGGAGCCCGTCTGCATCGGCGCCAATACGCAGCGTGGACCCGCGCGCGGACACCACGAAAGGGGATCTATGAAGGCACATCATCGGCTCGGCGGTTCGTTGCTCATTGGTCTGCTCCCGTTTATCGGTGTGGCAGACGCGGAGGCCCGCGGCTTCAAGGTCTACGGGTACGCGACCCCTTCGCAGGGCGACGTTGAACTCGTCTACTGGTTCGACCACGTGCTGCAGTCCAGCGCGTCGTACGAGTTCGCGGGTCGCCCGCCGACGACTGTGGACAAGGAGGGCCTGTCCCGCCACTCCGTTGAGTTGGAATACGGCGTGACCGACCGCTGGACCATCGCAGCGTACGCGGACTTCGAAGACGCGCCGAACGAGAGTTTCGAGTACGTGCAGTTCCGCACCGTGGTGTCGCGTTACCGGCTTTTCGAAGCCGGCGAGCGGCTTTGGGACACCGCCTTGTACTTCGAGTACTACATGCCCAATACCGCGTACGACCAACCGGAGAAACTGGAAACGCGCCTGATCTTCGAAAAGACCTTCGCGCCGGTAAACGTGCGAATCAACCCGATTTTCGAGAAGACCTTCAGCACCGCCGACGTGGAGGAGGGCGTGGAGTTCGAATACGCCGCGGGGGTGTACACGCCAATGGGCCCGGTCCGCCTCGGCCTGGAATTCTACGGCTCGCTGGGCCAGTTCAGCGACTGGAAGCCGTGGGATGCGCAAA
Protein-coding sequences here:
- a CDS encoding type II toxin-antitoxin system VapC family toxin, with protein sequence MNAVIDTNVLVDYLRGVEAARAELQRYRAPAISVITWMEVLVGAQSDDEDRLLRSFLGRFEILPITQAVADQAVHIRRTDRLRLPDAIIWATARSHDALLVTRNTRDFPPDHPSIRIPYQA
- a CDS encoding ribbon-helix-helix protein, CopG family — translated: MTIYDDAMRTIIELSEKALKALSEICLREKISRAEAIRRAVEAYTSRKAPPSEEAFGIWRSRDVDSLEYQDTLRAEWVVSERRHRYKRPR